GGCACTCCTGGCTCGCCGACCCCGCCAAGCGAATCGACTCCCTCTGGTTCCACGATGTGAATCGATATTAATTTGGGAGCCAGTGGCATGCGTGCGACTTGGAAGTCATGGAAGTTGCTTTGAACTGCCGAGCCATTCTTGAAGCTGACTTCACTGGTGGCTGCAATGCTCAGACCCATAATACACGATCCTTCCATTTGGGAACGCACACGGTCTGGATTGATCGCTTTACCGCAATCGATGGCCATAGTTGCATTGTGGACGACGATCCCACCGCCGCTTTCAACTTCGACATCGAGAACCACTGCCACATAAGAAACGAAACTGTAATGAACGGCTAGTCCCATGCCGCGGCCTTTGGGCAATTTATTGCCCCAACCAGCTTCTTTTGTGGCCTTCTTAATGGTGTTCTTTAATCGACCCGTATCCACGGTATAGATCTCAGGGTCTTCGCCATGATTCCAGGTATCGCCTTGGTCGAGTGGATTGATCTCCCGGTCTGGACCCAGAAGATCGAGATAAAACTCGAGGTGATCTTTCCCCGCTTTATCCGCTAGTTCAGCAATGAAACTTTGTGTTGCAAATGCATGAGGAATGTTGGAAACGGAGCGGAACCATCCGATACGTGTGTGAGCATCGACACCTGGGTTTTCCATACGCATGTTTGGCACATCGAAGGGAGTGTTGATGACTCCCATGCCGATTTCGAACGCTGCCTGGTGGCGTTGAGCGGGTGCAAAAATGGAGGTGATGGTTGGCGCTACCGAACGGTGCAACCAACCGGTTGTTTTTCCGTTTTTGTCCAAACTTGCTTCCAAATGTTCTCCAGAAACGGTGTGCAGATAATCGTGGGCGATATCATCTTCGCGGGTCCACTGAACGCGCACGGCACGTCCAGGAAATGTTTTGGCCAATTCGGCCGCTTCAACTACGAAGTCTCCTTTTGACTTTCTACCAAATCCGCCACCTAGCAAAGTGACGTTGAGGGTCGTGTCATCGAAAGAAACGCCAGCTCGTTCAGCCGCTTTTGCGCGAGCACTCGCAGGGTTTTGAGAAGGAGCCCAGGCTTCGAGCTTCCCATCTTTCAAAAGGGCAATTGCCGCCGGTGGCTCCATGGGAGCATGAGCGTGGTGTGGAAGGTAGTAATCAGCTGAATGGGTTTTAGCTGCAGAAGAAAATGCGGCCTCAATGTTGCCGACATTCCTTAATTCCTTACCTGGATTCTGAGATGCTTCACGCATTTGATCCCGGTAGTTGTCAGAGTCGTAACTGTCGTTTGGACTGCTGCTCCAGCTCACTTTAAGTGCCTTGCGGCCTTGGATGGCTGCCCAGGTATTTTCGGCTACTACTGCGAGGCCGCCGAGTGGATTAAATTCAGATGGGGCGGTTGCACCTTCAATGGAGAGGACTTTGACCACGCCTGGCACTTTCAACGCTCCTGCATCGTCGTAAGATTCCATCTTGCTTCCGAAAACCGGTGGACGGGCAACAACCGCGTAGAGCATGTCGTCAAAACGAATGTCAGCTCCGTATACACCTTTACCGGAAACCATGTTGGTGGCATCGACGCTGCGGGTCTGGTTTTTGCCGATGAAACGAAAATCGTTTGAGCTTTTGAGTTGGATGGAGTCTGAGTCCGGGATCTCTTGATCGCTCAACGTTTCCGCAAGTTTTCCATAGCTTGCTTCGCGTCCACTCTTGGCATGGACCATTTTGTGACGATAAGGAATGACCTCGTCAGCAGAAACACCCCAAAGTTCGCCGGCTGCGTTTTGTAACATCGTTCGGACGGTAGCCGCACATCGTCGCATGGGCATGTACCAATGGCGCATGCTGCGTGAACCGTCGGTGTTTTGATTGCCGTAACGGTTTTGGTCTCCCGTCGCCTGTTCGACCTGCATCATATCCCAGTCAGCGTCGAGCTCATCGGCTACCACCAGAGCGAGGCTACTTCGGATGCCTTGTCCCATTTCTGAGCGCGCAATAACTACGACTACAGATCCATCCGTATTGACCCGAAGATAAACTTTTGGGTCTTCAACGATACCACCGGGCATCCCATAGCCACCGAATTTCTGCTCTTCTTCTTGTGACCAGCTCCAATTGGCTGTGAAGAAGAGTGCGCCAGTAGCACCGATACCTTTCAAGAAATCGCGACGATCCAAGACTTTCTTTGCGACCGAAAATTGTGTGTATGACGATTTCATTTGGAGCCCTCCTTGATTTTGGATGACGCACTGTGAATCGCGGTTTTGATCCGATTGTAAGTTCCACAGCGGCAAATGTTACCCGTCATGGCGCCTTCAATCGCTTCATCACTGGGGTTGGGATTACTTTGGAGTAGGGCGGTGGCCGACATAACCTGGCCGCTCTGGCAGTAACCACATTGGGGAACACCTTCTTCCACCCAGGCTTCCTGGACTTTCTTTCCTGTAGAATCGTCCCCGATTCCTTCAATGGTTGTGATTTGTTTCCCTTTGGCGTCTGTGATGGGTGTTATGCAGGAGCGAATCGGTTCTCCATCCAAGTGCATGGTGCAAGCACCACATTGACCGAGGCCGCAGCCAAATTTTGTTCCTGAAAAACCAAGGACGTCACGGATGGCCCAGAGTAGGGGCATGTCGTCTGGGACGTCTAGCTGGTATGTTTTACCATTAAGTGAGATCGAGTGCATAAGATGACCGATGTAGATTGAAGATGGGTAAGAACGGACAACGAAGTCCCATTCAAGACGCTAGTGAGCATGGATTCCGCGAAGGCAGCAGGCAATTTATAAATGTAGCTTAAAAAGTAGCCACGGTCGTAAGACCGTGGATGATCATGCCCAATAAGTTGAACCGTCCACGCCGAGGGCGCCGTTTTGAAGGATCAGGTTAATCTCTAACCGCTCTTCGGCTTCGCCGCCGGGTCTTTCCACCAACCAGTGGCTTTCGTCGTGCTGGTTACAAACCATTCGTGAAGCGCTTTTCTCAGTTTAGCTTTTTCTTCGGCGAAATCCGGATCAATCCAGCGGTCTTTCACCTCCTCGGGATCATTTTCGACGTCGAACAATTGTCCTGAGTCTTTCCCGATGTATTCGATCAGTTTGAAACGCTTACTTCGAATCATGAGCGAATGTTCGAGGTCCTGCAGCATCAGATCTTGAGCATGCTCGGAAAAGACGTATTCACGCTCCTCGGCATTCGGATCGCCCTCGAGGAAAGGAATTAAGGATTCTGCTTCCATTTTGGCGGGTGGTTCCAGACCAGCTAACTCCAAAATCGTAGGACCTATATCAAACCACTGGGTCAACGATTCGACGGTCCGGCCACCTTTGTAACGATCGGGACTCCACACGACGAGAGGGACGCGAACGGAGGAATCGTACATCGTCCATTTTTCGACCAGACCGTGATCCCCGAGGCAGTCACCATGATCGGAGGAGAATATGACCACCGAGTTATCGAGAACTCCGGTTTCTTCCAGGCGGTTAAGGATCTTGCCGATGCTTTCATCAATCATCGTCACATTGGCCAGATAGTAAGCGCGCTGGAGTTTTCGCGCTTCGTCCGATGCGTTAGGATCGAAATCAATCGAATCAGCAAATCGTTGCGTGAGCCGTTTGCGGAAGGAATCCAAAGTCTCGGGTTGAGCATCCATCTCTTCCTGTGTGACCGGTTGGATGGGCAGATCCTTCTCCATGTATTCTTCTGCATAACTCTCCACCGGATCAAAGGGTGGGTGAGGTCCGGGGAATCCTATTTCTAAGAATAGTGGTTCATCGCCCAGCTTGGGTTGCTTGTCCTTATCGATCCATTGCATCAGCTTGGAATGGTCGGTGGCGTATGCGGATTTATCGATCCAACGTACAGCCATATCTCCGACAAAAGTGTCAGGGTGTAGGTCATCGGGGAGTTTCCATTCGTAGGCGCCTTGGCGCTCCTTGGTATCGGGCCAGTCGCGATAAAAGGGTTTTTCGGGTCGGTCAAAGCCACGGAGATCCAGGGCTTTGTCCCATTCATCTTCAAAGATGTGAGGATCGCCCTTCCACATGAGTTCGGACTCACGACGTTGTTTATTTTCAACCACGAAACGTTCATGGAAGCCATGAAGTTCATTGTAGGGATCGGCATGCATCTTACCGATGTTTACGCAGTGGTAACCGTTATCTTTCAGATCCTGCACCCAAGTGCGTGGCCACTTGTCATTGTTTTTCAGTGCACCGCTGTTATGTGGATAGTAGCCAGTGAACAGGCTGGCTCGAGAAGGTCCGCAAGAGGGCGCCGTGACATGACATTGGGAGAAGGCTACTCCTTCATTCACCAACTTATCGAGGTGTGGAGTATTGACGTGGGGAAAACCTAAAGCAGCAATCGTCTCATAGCGTTGCTGGTCTGTGATAATGAGTATGATATTGGGCCGTTTCATAATGGAAAGTGAGATAGAGCTATGGGGGAAGTGATGTTTTACTTACCATTGTAGAAATCGAAGACTAGAACCTTCTCCACGTTGGGTCTTACGATTCCGCCAAACTCCTTATGCGATGGGTGGGGGATGTAAACGCCTCGTCCCGCCTCGTCGTTGAAGCTGACCAGAAAGCAATGACTGTAACCGTCGTCCAATCCTTCGGGACTGTTGTTCGTCCCCCATTCATAGGCTGCAATTTCAGGAATGTCGCCAGGGAGTGAGGTGAATTTGGTTTGGATCGCGTTGAGGGACTCTTCAGTAGTGCCATCTTTGAAATCGAAGAGTACTACGTGGCGGAGCTTACCACCGGTGTTGGATGCACCTTGCGGATCGGTCGACCAAAAATCAACCACGGTTACTTTGTCTAGTGAAGGAAGTAGTAATTCTACAAACGCCTTATGAGCTGGGTGGGGTAGATAGACATCTCGTCCAGCTTCGCTAGCAAATGAGACCAAAAAGCAATGCGTAAACCCATTCGCTTTGCCTTCAATACTTACGTCAGATCCCCATTGATACGCGACAATTTCTGGGATCTTCGAAGGCAATTCACCAAATGCTTTCACAATGGCATCTACGTCGGCATCGCTCGCACTATCTTTAAATTTAAACAGGACTACATGCCGAAGCAGTGGTTTGTCTGCCGAAGCGGAATCTGAATCGGTGGATGAAGAACAGCCAAAGGTCATAGCAAGAATAGTAATGAGAGCGGTTAGTCGAGTGAGCATCACAATGGTGGGTAGGTTAACTGAAAAGGTTCGAAACCACTCAGAGTGGTTATCAACGCAGGATGCGACAAGTATGAAGTGTATTTATCACGATATCTCAGTAATCTCCTGTTCAAATCTTTCTTTATCAGAAGCGAGGAAAAGAAGTTAACCACGAATGGACATCAATGGACACGAATTCCAAATACATTGTTCTCACGTTCGCGGAGATTGGTGTCCTTTGTCAGGTCGTCTCTATTCATTTGTAAATAGATTAACTTGTTTTCCTCGCTCCGTGTTACGCTTGAAAAACTAACTACTGATCACTCTGATGAAAACTGACAACTTTCCGCAACGCGCTTCTATGAAATATTCGTGTTCATCAGGGTCCATTCGTGGTTAACTTATTCAGGATCTAAGATATCCAGGTGCTTGCTCGTTTTCTTTCGACATACCGTAAATAGTTCCTTGAGGATAATACTCCCTATAAAACTGGATCTTGCTGGCAACCTCCTCGCCAAAGGTTTCGTTGATGAAAGCAAGTGCCATGTCCATGCCTGCCGATACCCCGGCTGAGCACCAGACGTTTCCATCGTGGGTGTAGCGCTCTTCGATCACTTCGATACCGCCAAAATCACGTAGGCGCTGTAGTGATCCCCAATGAGTGGTAGCGCGTTTACCCTCAAGAAGTCCAATTTCTGCCAGAAGAAAGGAGCCTGTGCAGACAGAGAGCACGGCCTTGCAGTTAGCGGATTTGGTTTTGAGAAAATCAAGTAATACAGGATTCTTTGCCTCAGCTCGTGTGCCCCAGCCGCCCGGGACTAGGATGTATTCGAAATTCGGGCACGTGTCGAATGAGTAGTGCGGTTCGATTTTGAGTCCTTTGGCGCAAGTGATGGTTTGGTCAGTCTCGGCAACGATAAATGCCTCATTGATGATCCCCTCCGTTTTAAGGCCACCACCAAGGAGTTCCCATGGACCCATCAGATCCAGTTCTTCAAGATCGTTAAAAGCGAGGAAGGCGAAATTCATTGGCTCAAGGAAACAGAAAGGCTTGAGTAGTGAAAGAGTAGATTGAGAGAAATTCCTCCCTGATGATTCTGTTGGCAGGGCTCGATCGCCGTTACGAACGAAACGACACCAGCACCGTCCGTAGTCTAATTAGTTGAAATAACACAGTTTCATTACTTTATTTATGCGACCATGTACTGTCTACCATCCTCATCACCGGACTGTTTTACCCAGTCTTTTAGATATGCGCGGTGATGATCGAGGGCAGCTTGATAGCGCTTATTTAAAGCCAGGTTATTCATTTCACCTGGATCCTTCTCCAGATCGACCAGTGATTCTCGAATGTCGCCGTCTTTGTAGACACAATATTTATAGCGGCTGCTTCGAATCATACGGGACCACAAATTTTCAGAGGCCACATAAGGGCGAGATTTGCTCAAACCAGTGATATTGTTTCCGAGCATATGATTGGGTGCGGGAATACCGGCGTAGTGACAGAAGGTGGGCAGGATATCCAAAGTGATGTTTACCAAGCTGGAATTGACGTGACCTTCTCTGACGGATTTTGGATAACGAATGATCAGTGGGACGTTAACCGATTCTTCGTACATGACTCCTTTGGATGCCAGTCCGTGGCTCGCGTCCATATCGCCGTGATCGCTTACAAAAAGAACCAAGGTGTTATCTTCCTGGCCGGACTCTTTTAGTCCTTGGAGGATTTGTCCAATATGGCCATCGACTTCTTCGGTGAGTCGACAATAGATCCAACGATACATCCGCCATTCGCGCTCGTCGTAATCCTGTCGCATGAGTCGGCTGGGTGTCACTGCGGTGATTTTTCCGTTGGCTTGAATGGCGTCCGGTTCTTCCTCAGGGATCTTAAAATTGTCAGGGAGAGGAGGGAGCTTTTCAGTAGGAATCTTGGATGCCTCTTTATAGAGCTCATTTACATTCTTCATCATCTTCTCCCGCTTTTTGTATGCATTGTAAGCAAAGCAGATGTCGTGTGGGTTTATGAAGGAAGCGACGGCGAAGAAGGGCTTGTTGCGTTTCCGTTTAATGAAATCCACGGTCGCTCCTGGAAGTTTTGCTCGCTGGTCATTGTTAAACTCATCGTAGCCGGCTCTCTCAGGGACCAGATCGGGGGTCATGTGGACCTTGCCTCCATAAAAAGTATCGTAGCCAGCCTCTTTCATCAACTGTCCCATGGACCCGTTTTTACCCGTCACCGACCTCGTACTGGTCCCTTTGGAGGTCGCATTATCCAGAATGCCAAAGCGGCCTGCCATCATACCTGTTGCCATCCCGATGCGGCTGGGGCAGCACACCGGATTTCCAGCATAAGCTTTCTCATGACGAGTGCCTCCAACTGCCAATTCGTCCAGGGCTGGTGTATTCAGCCAAGGGTTGCCCGTGCAGCTGAGCATGCGCGCATGCTGTTGATCGGTGATGATGAAAAGGATGTTGGGCTTATCTGAAGTCTGGGCAGGCAAGCTTCCTGTTACGGCGCTGCCTGCAACGGCTGCTCCGGTTGTTTTGATAAAGGTGCGACGATTCATGGGGTAATTTTCTTTTGTATTCAATTCACACGCCAAGGTGGATTCAATCGATTCTCTCCAGCGCAATACAGTTTGATCTTATTGCTAGTGCTAGTTTAGAAATTTAATAACCCACCGATCATTTCAAGGTGAAACATAAAAACATAAATGAAAATTTGTTTAAATTCTGACAAGAGAAATGAATCGTCGCCTTGTCAATGATCCAGAAATCACTTTCCGCCTTCATTAATCTCGAATTTACAACTCCGCCTTTAGGCAACCTTACACACGTCATGCTTCCTTCTTTATTTCACGACGGTGAGAGAAGTTCGTCTTTGCTATGCACGACAAGATGTGGAACGGAGAATCTATTACGCTTTGGGGTGTAGATCCCTGGAGCGGATTTGAGCCATTGTAGCTCAAGTCCGATAGTTACCCTCTTGTGATCCCTTGACATCTCGGCATTGAAGCGAGCAAATACTCCTATGAGTAGTGATCTATCAAAACTTACACTCGGTTGTTGGGCTCTTGTTGGGGGAACGGAATGGGGGGATCAGGACGAAACGCTTTCGATCGATACCATCCATGCGGCCATCGATCATGGAATTACTTCCCTGGATACGGCACCCATGTATGGAGGAGGAGCTTCTGAGCGGATTCTAGGTAAAGCTCTCAAAGGCAAGAGAGATCAGGTGTTTATCGCAGACAAGATATCCCCCGGTGTATCTAAAATAGCAGATGTGCAAAAAGCCTGTGACGAAAGCCTGGCATTGCTCCAGACCGATGTGATTAACCTCATGCAGGTTCATTGGCCGGACCATGATGTCCCGTTTGAGGAAACGATCGCTGCTCTCAAAGCTCTCCAGGAAGCAGGTAAAATCAAGCATGTTGGCGTATGTAACTTTAGTGCGATTGATTTAAGAAAATGGATCTCCCTGGGAGGAGAAGTTTATTCGAATCAATTGCCATATTCACTCCTCAGTCGCGCTATTGAATTTGATATCATTCCTCAGTGTTTGGAAAGCAAGGTGGGTGTTCTGGCCTACAGTCCCATTATGCAAGGTTTGCTTACAGGTAAGTTCAAGACGGCCGATGACGTTCCGGATGGCCGTGCTCGCTCACGTCACTTCAACACTGATCGTGCATTAGCACGGCACGGGGGTCCTGGTTGTGAGGAGGATACGTTTGTAGCCATTGCCGAAGTCGGCCGTATCGCTGAGGAAGTGGGTGCGTCGATGACGGAAGTTGCGATTGCCTGGGTAAGCCAACAAACTGGACTTGCTTCCACGATTATAGGCGCACGTAATCCGGACCAAGTAAAAGAAAACGTAGGAGCGATGGAGCTTCACTTGAGCGAAGACATTTTAACAAGCCTTGCTGAGGTCACGGACACAGTTAAAACATTTTTAGGCCCCAATCCCGACCTTTGGTCACCTGAATCCCGATATGCTTTATGAAAACGGTTATACTAAAACAACCTGGTGAATTTGTATTTGAGGAAACTCCCGAAACGCCTCTGCCAGGTCCTGGCGAAGTGCGCGTGCGGGTGAAGCATGTCGGTATTTGTGGTACCGATATCCACGCCTATCATGGCAGGCAGCCG
This genomic stretch from Opitutia bacterium ISCC 52 harbors:
- a CDS encoding molybdopterin-dependent oxidoreductase is translated as MKSSYTQFSVAKKVLDRRDFLKGIGATGALFFTANWSWSQEEEQKFGGYGMPGGIVEDPKVYLRVNTDGSVVVVIARSEMGQGIRSSLALVVADELDADWDMMQVEQATGDQNRYGNQNTDGSRSMRHWYMPMRRCAATVRTMLQNAAGELWGVSADEVIPYRHKMVHAKSGREASYGKLAETLSDQEIPDSDSIQLKSSNDFRFIGKNQTRSVDATNMVSGKGVYGADIRFDDMLYAVVARPPVFGSKMESYDDAGALKVPGVVKVLSIEGATAPSEFNPLGGLAVVAENTWAAIQGRKALKVSWSSSPNDSYDSDNYRDQMREASQNPGKELRNVGNIEAAFSSAAKTHSADYYLPHHAHAPMEPPAAIALLKDGKLEAWAPSQNPASARAKAAERAGVSFDDTTLNVTLLGGGFGRKSKGDFVVEAAELAKTFPGRAVRVQWTREDDIAHDYLHTVSGEHLEASLDKNGKTTGWLHRSVAPTITSIFAPAQRHQAAFEIGMGVINTPFDVPNMRMENPGVDAHTRIGWFRSVSNIPHAFATQSFIAELADKAGKDHLEFYLDLLGPDREINPLDQGDTWNHGEDPEIYTVDTGRLKNTIKKATKEAGWGNKLPKGRGMGLAVHYSFVSYVAVVLDVEVESGGGIVVHNATMAIDCGKAINPDRVRSQMEGSCIMGLSIAATSEVSFKNGSAVQSNFHDFQVARMPLAPKLISIHIVEPEGVDSLGGVGEPGVPPVAPALCNAVFAATGKRIRSLPIGNQLA
- a CDS encoding (2Fe-2S)-binding protein; the encoded protein is MHSISLNGKTYQLDVPDDMPLLWAIRDVLGFSGTKFGCGLGQCGACTMHLDGEPIRSCITPITDAKGKQITTIEGIGDDSTGKKVQEAWVEEGVPQCGYCQSGQVMSATALLQSNPNPSDEAIEGAMTGNICRCGTYNRIKTAIHSASSKIKEGSK
- a CDS encoding sulfatase-like hydrolase/transferase gives rise to the protein MKRPNIILIITDQQRYETIAALGFPHVNTPHLDKLVNEGVAFSQCHVTAPSCGPSRASLFTGYYPHNSGALKNNDKWPRTWVQDLKDNGYHCVNIGKMHADPYNELHGFHERFVVENKQRRESELMWKGDPHIFEDEWDKALDLRGFDRPEKPFYRDWPDTKERQGAYEWKLPDDLHPDTFVGDMAVRWIDKSAYATDHSKLMQWIDKDKQPKLGDEPLFLEIGFPGPHPPFDPVESYAEEYMEKDLPIQPVTQEEMDAQPETLDSFRKRLTQRFADSIDFDPNASDEARKLQRAYYLANVTMIDESIGKILNRLEETGVLDNSVVIFSSDHGDCLGDHGLVEKWTMYDSSVRVPLVVWSPDRYKGGRTVESLTQWFDIGPTILELAGLEPPAKMEAESLIPFLEGDPNAEEREYVFSEHAQDLMLQDLEHSLMIRSKRFKLIEYIGKDSGQLFDVENDPEEVKDRWIDPDFAEEKAKLRKALHEWFVTSTTKATGWWKDPAAKPKSG
- a CDS encoding Dabb family protein produces the protein MVDFWSTDPQGASNTGGKLRHVVLFDFKDGTTEESLNAIQTKFTSLPGDIPEIAAYEWGTNNSPEGLDDGYSHCFLVSFNDEAGRGVYIPHPSHKEFGGIVRPNVEKVLVFDFYNGK
- a CDS encoding DJ-1/PfpI family protein, which encodes MNFAFLAFNDLEELDLMGPWELLGGGLKTEGIINEAFIVAETDQTITCAKGLKIEPHYSFDTCPNFEYILVPGGWGTRAEAKNPVLLDFLKTKSANCKAVLSVCTGSFLLAEIGLLEGKRATTHWGSLQRLRDFGGIEVIEERYTHDGNVWCSAGVSAGMDMALAFINETFGEEVASKIQFYREYYPQGTIYGMSKENEQAPGYLRS
- a CDS encoding sulfatase-like hydrolase/transferase, translating into MNRRTFIKTTGAAVAGSAVTGSLPAQTSDKPNILFIITDQQHARMLSCTGNPWLNTPALDELAVGGTRHEKAYAGNPVCCPSRIGMATGMMAGRFGILDNATSKGTSTRSVTGKNGSMGQLMKEAGYDTFYGGKVHMTPDLVPERAGYDEFNNDQRAKLPGATVDFIKRKRNKPFFAVASFINPHDICFAYNAYKKREKMMKNVNELYKEASKIPTEKLPPLPDNFKIPEEEPDAIQANGKITAVTPSRLMRQDYDEREWRMYRWIYCRLTEEVDGHIGQILQGLKESGQEDNTLVLFVSDHGDMDASHGLASKGVMYEESVNVPLIIRYPKSVREGHVNSSLVNITLDILPTFCHYAGIPAPNHMLGNNITGLSKSRPYVASENLWSRMIRSSRYKYCVYKDGDIRESLVDLEKDPGEMNNLALNKRYQAALDHHRAYLKDWVKQSGDEDGRQYMVA
- a CDS encoding aldo/keto reductase, translated to MSSDLSKLTLGCWALVGGTEWGDQDETLSIDTIHAAIDHGITSLDTAPMYGGGASERILGKALKGKRDQVFIADKISPGVSKIADVQKACDESLALLQTDVINLMQVHWPDHDVPFEETIAALKALQEAGKIKHVGVCNFSAIDLRKWISLGGEVYSNQLPYSLLSRAIEFDIIPQCLESKVGVLAYSPIMQGLLTGKFKTADDVPDGRARSRHFNTDRALARHGGPGCEEDTFVAIAEVGRIAEEVGASMTEVAIAWVSQQTGLASTIIGARNPDQVKENVGAMELHLSEDILTSLAEVTDTVKTFLGPNPDLWSPESRYAL